In a single window of the Roseiconus lacunae genome:
- a CDS encoding TIGR03936 family radical SAM-associated protein has translation MSSSESNSQDQTSPAESPQPPAPLRLRYRIRFAKTGLLRWTSHRDLARLWERLLRRAQLQLSMTEGFHPKPRISFPSALALGISGKDEVVELDLAEHLEAGDLLARLRSDHQPGLEIKSVQFMPAGSGKAKLKRTDYVISRPDPDLGDIDVDEAAIEARIDAFLKQESVTVTRKKKPLTVQVSEQVLSLTFGENLELSLAASDAATLKPTDVLDLIGLSDWIAAGSQIIRTEVVLASEVTPTDPNTFASAHNTPQAGDHTEEVLQ, from the coding sequence ATGTCCTCTTCTGAATCGAATTCCCAAGACCAGACCTCGCCCGCCGAGTCGCCGCAACCGCCGGCGCCACTGCGATTGCGATATCGAATTCGATTTGCCAAGACAGGTTTGTTGCGTTGGACCAGCCATCGTGACCTTGCGCGTTTGTGGGAGCGATTGCTTCGTCGTGCGCAGTTGCAACTCTCGATGACCGAAGGCTTTCACCCCAAGCCACGGATTAGTTTTCCGTCCGCACTTGCCTTGGGTATCAGCGGGAAAGACGAGGTCGTCGAACTCGACTTAGCCGAACATCTCGAAGCCGGCGACCTACTGGCGCGTTTGCGAAGCGACCATCAGCCCGGGCTGGAAATTAAAAGTGTCCAGTTCATGCCGGCCGGATCGGGCAAGGCCAAGCTCAAACGAACCGACTACGTCATCTCTCGCCCCGATCCGGATCTAGGCGACATCGATGTCGATGAGGCGGCGATCGAAGCTCGGATCGACGCCTTTCTAAAACAAGAATCCGTCACGGTGACTCGCAAGAAGAAGCCGTTGACCGTTCAAGTCTCTGAACAAGTGTTGTCGCTGACGTTCGGCGAGAACCTCGAACTTTCGTTGGCCGCATCTGATGCGGCCACGCTGAAGCCGACCGACGTGTTAGACCTGATCGGACTTTCCGATTGGATCGCCGCCGGTTCGCAAATCATTCGAACAGAGGTGGTCTTGGCTTCCGAAGTCACGCCCACCGATCCCAATACATTCGCATCTGCACACAACACGCCCCAAGCAGGCGATCACACCGAAGAGGTGCTTCAATGA
- a CDS encoding Rne/Rng family ribonuclease encodes MKREMLMNVLQPEESRIAILHDGKLEELYVERKSVEAYAGNIYRGKIVNLEPAIQAAFVDFGVGRNGFLHISDVEPQYFRQGGYDPEEIKRESDEMAEAAAKRARESGRGSKRAFKGGRPRIKPPIQEIFKRGDEVLVQVIKEGIGTKGPTLSTYISIPGRYLVLMPALERVGVSRKIEDEDDRKRLRRCLLSLNPPKGLGFIVRTAGAGRSEKELGRDMDYLIRLWKTIVRRVKSGSGPGVLYEESDLIIKTIRDIYSDDIDHIMIDEKQSYENAREFLKMVMPRVVDRLKLYEGPEPLFHRYKLEREIIKIHQRQVKLPNGGSIVIDPTEALVAIDVNSGNFRGGEESAEENAFRLNLAAAKEIARQLRLRDLGGVIVNDFIDMRKESHRRKVERALRDAMKNDRARTKILRTSPFGLVEMTRQRIRPSLKRSIYKDCPCCEGRGLVKTAESMSIEVVRMLALAVKNEHIQRVTIRVNDTVAAHLNNQKRRSVMEMEDAGKMTVQILGSEGLYPEHLEMDCRDAQGERVEIDS; translated from the coding sequence ATGAAACGAGAAATGTTGATGAACGTGCTCCAGCCTGAGGAGAGCCGCATCGCGATTCTGCACGACGGAAAACTCGAAGAGCTGTACGTCGAACGAAAAAGTGTCGAAGCCTACGCCGGAAACATCTATCGCGGAAAAATTGTCAATTTAGAGCCCGCGATCCAAGCCGCCTTCGTGGACTTTGGTGTCGGCCGCAACGGGTTCTTGCACATCAGCGACGTCGAACCGCAATACTTTCGTCAGGGCGGTTACGACCCGGAAGAAATCAAACGCGAATCAGACGAGATGGCGGAAGCGGCGGCCAAACGGGCTCGCGAGTCCGGCCGTGGTTCCAAGCGAGCCTTCAAAGGGGGGCGCCCCCGCATCAAGCCTCCGATCCAAGAGATCTTTAAACGGGGCGACGAAGTTCTCGTTCAGGTGATCAAAGAAGGCATCGGTACGAAAGGCCCGACCCTCAGTACCTACATTTCGATTCCCGGACGTTATCTTGTCCTCATGCCTGCCCTCGAACGTGTCGGTGTCAGCCGCAAGATCGAGGACGAAGACGATCGCAAGCGTTTGCGTCGCTGCCTGCTATCGCTCAATCCACCCAAGGGTTTGGGCTTCATCGTTCGTACCGCCGGTGCCGGTCGCAGCGAGAAAGAACTCGGCCGTGACATGGATTACCTGATCCGGCTCTGGAAAACCATCGTCCGGCGAGTCAAAAGCGGCAGCGGCCCGGGGGTGCTTTACGAAGAAAGCGACCTGATCATCAAAACGATCCGCGACATCTACAGCGACGACATTGATCACATCATGATCGATGAAAAACAGTCGTACGAGAACGCTCGCGAATTCTTGAAAATGGTGATGCCACGGGTCGTCGATCGTCTGAAACTGTACGAAGGCCCCGAACCGCTGTTCCATCGCTACAAACTGGAACGCGAAATCATCAAGATCCATCAACGCCAAGTCAAACTGCCCAACGGCGGTTCGATCGTCATCGATCCCACCGAGGCCTTGGTCGCGATCGACGTCAACAGTGGAAACTTCCGCGGTGGCGAAGAGTCGGCCGAGGAAAACGCGTTTCGGCTGAACTTGGCCGCCGCCAAAGAAATCGCCCGGCAGCTGCGTCTTCGCGACCTTGGCGGTGTGATCGTCAATGACTTTATCGACATGCGAAAGGAGAGCCATCGGCGCAAGGTCGAACGGGCACTTCGTGATGCGATGAAGAACGACCGGGCGCGAACAAAGATTTTACGTACCAGCCCGTTCGGACTGGTCGAAATGACCCGGCAACGAATCCGTCCAAGTCTGAAGCGAAGTATCTACAAAGACTGTCCCTGCTGTGAAGGGCGTGGTCTGGTCAAGACGGCCGAAAGCATGTCGATCGAAGTCGTTCGGATGCTCGCCCTCGCGGTCAAGAACGAACACATCCAACGGGTCACCATCCGCGTCAACGACACCGTCGCCGCACATCTGAACAACCAAAAACGCCGTAGCGTGATGGAGATGGAAGACGCCGGGAAAATGACCGTGCAAATCCTTGGAAGCGAAGGCTTGTACCCCGAGCACCTGGAAATGGACTGCCGTGACGCCCAGGGCGAACGAGTCGAAATCGATTCCTAG